GAGGAGGGTATTCTTTTGATCTGTTGCGCTTCTGACGCCGAATGATTGCCAAAGGACATCCTCTTCTTCCCTCCTCCGCAGGGTTTGCGGAGATGAGGAAACTTTGAATCCACGATCCTGTTCAAGGGAAGTGGAAAAAGCTTGCATGCTTAAAGCCCGTTTAAAAATTCCCCCCTCGAGGGGGGCAGGGAGGTGTCAAGATTTCATTTTGTGCAATGATATTACACTTTTTGAGAAAAAAAGCCAACATGGCGCTTATCATCGCCGGCAATTCTCATTTTGAAAAACTTACACCCCCCCTGCCCTCCCTCGAGGGGGGGAATTTTCAGGATAAAGTCCCCCTTCAAAGGGGGATTTCCCCATTTACCACGGAGGTACAGAGATCACATAAGCATTCCAAGATCTTCTCCGTGTCCTCCGTGTCTCCGTGGTGAATAAAAAGGGATACTGGAATCCGTCGGCTCCCTAAACGCTTCGCATCATTTCCCTCAGGACTTTCGGGAGAATCCCCCCGTGGCGGTAGTATTCCAGTTCTATGGGGGTGTCGAGGCGGCTCAGCACGGTGAAGGACCTGGTGCTGCCGTCGGCCGCCGCCGCTTCCACCTCGATTTCCTTTCCCGAGGCAAGCCTTTCCTCGAGGTTTTTGAAGGAAAAGACTTCACTGCCGGTCAGGCCGAGGGATTCTGCGGATTCCCCCTCGACGAACTGCAGGGGGAGAACCCCCATGCCGATGAGATTGCTCCGGTGGATGCGTTCATAACTCTCGGCCACAACGGCCTTGACTCCCAGGAGCGCCGTTCCCTTGGCGGCCCAGTCGCGGCTGCTCCCGGTTCCGTATTCCTTGCCGGCGAGCACGATGAGGGGGACCGATTCCCCGGCATATCGCCTTGCGGCTTCCCAGACGGTCATCTGCTCCCCGCCCGGAAAATGCCGTGTGAATCCTCCGGAAACATTTTCGAGAAGACGGTTTCGAATGCGCGTATTGGCGAAGGTCCCGCGGATCATGACTTCATGATTGCCCCGGCGGGAGCCGTAGGAGTTGAAATCTTCAGGGGCGATTCCAAGGGATTGGAGATACCGGCCGGCGGGGCTGTCCGGCGGGATGGCTCCCGCGGGGGAAATATGGTCCGTTGTGACCGAATCCCCCAGGAGAAGCAGTACCCTGGCCGCAACGATGTCCTCGATGGGAGCGGCTTCCTGGGTGAGTTTTTCGAAGAAGGGGGCCTCGCGAATGTAGGTGGACTGAGTGTCCCACGCATAGATGCCGCCTTCCGGAACGGAAAGGTTCCGCCAGGCGGCGTCTCCTTCGTAAATGTTCTTGTAGCGGCTTGAAAAGAACTCGTCTCGGAGGTTTTCGTTCATCACGCGGGCGATATCCTCGCTGCCGGGCCAGATGTCTTTGAGGAAAACGGGGTTTCCCGCTTCATCCCGGCCGAGAGGCTCCTTTTCGAAATCGATGGTGAGCCGCCCCGCCAGGGCATAGGCCACCACGAGGGGTGGGGATGCCAGGTAGTTGGCGCGAACCGAGCCGTGGATGCGCCCTTCGAAGTTGCGATTGCCGCTCAAAACCGAGGCCGCCACCAAGTTGCCCTCTTCGATGGCGCGCTGGACGGGTTCCGGAAGGGGGCCGCTGTTTCCGATGCAGGTCGTGCAGCCATAGCCCACGAGGAAAAATCCCTGGGCTTCCAGGGCGGGAAGGAGACCGCTCTTTTCGAGGTAGTCCGTCACCACGCGGGAACCGGGGGCGAGGCTGGTTTTGACCCAGGGTTTGGTCCGGATGCCCTTTTTCAACGCATTTTGCGCGAGGATTCCCGCCGCGAGCATGACGGCCGGATTGGAAGTGTTGGTGCAACTGGTGATGGCTGCAATGACGACGGACCCGTGGGAGAGTTCCACTTCCTCGTTTTTCAGCCGGAGAGTGACCCGTTTTTTTCGATCTTCCTCGCTCAACCCGAAGCCCCACTGGGAAATTTCCCTGCCCAGCGCTTCCTTGAAGGCGGAGGATGCCGCCGCCAGGGGGACCCTGTCCTGGGGACGCTTGGGACCGGCCAGGTTGGCTTCCACCCGGCTCAGATCCAGCGAAACGGTATCCGAAAAAATGGGTTCCGGGCTGTCGGCGGTTTGGAAGAGCCCCTGTTCCTTGGTGTAGGCTTCCACGAGGTTTACAAGGGAGGCATCCCGTCCTGTGAGGCGCAGGTAATCGAGGGTCTTCTCGTCCACCGGGCAAAATCCCATGGTGGCTCCGTATTCGGGGGCCATATTGGCGAGAGTGGCCCGGTCGGGGAGGCTGAGGGCGGAAAGACCCGGTCCGTAGAATTCCACGAATTTGCCGACCACCTTCTTGTTTCGAAGCAGTTCCGTGACGTGCAAAACCAGGTCCGTTGCGGTGATGCCCGGGCGGAGTTCGCCTTCCAGTTTCACTCCCACGACCTGTGGAATGGGGAAGTAATAGGGCTGCCCGAGCATCACGGCTTCGGCCTCGATGCCTCCCACTCCCCAGCCGAGCACCCCCAGGCCGTTGATCATGGTGGTATGGGAATCCGTTCCCACCACGGTATCGGGATAGAGCATCCCTTCGCCGTTCGGGGAAGCGGTTTGAGGGTTGGAGGCCATCATCACGACGGAGGCCAGGTATTCCAGGTTCACCTGGTGCACGATCCCTCTTCCGGGGGGAACCACCGTGAAGTTGTGGAAGGCTTTTTGAGCCCAGCGCAAAAGGCCGTAGCGTTCATGGTTCCTTTCGTATTCCTTCCGTTCGTTCAGATCCAAGGCATCGCGGGTCCCGTAAGCGTCCACCTGCACCGAGTGGTCGATCACCAGGTCTGCCCGCACCAGGGGATTGATGCGGTCGGGATCGCCCCCCAGGCGCTTCATGGCATTGCGCATGGTGGCAAGGTCCACTACGGCGGGAACTCCTGTGAAGTCCTGCAGGAGGACGCGAGCGGGCATGAAAGGGATTTCCCGCACCGGGCCGGAAGGAGAAGCGGCGGTGGCGAGGAGGGCCTCTATGTGATCGCAGGTCACGATGCGGCCATCTTCGTTTCGAAGCAGATTTTCAAGCAGGATCTTGATGGAAACGGGAAGTCTCGCCGCCTGCGTCCAGCCTTGAGACTCCAGTTCGGCCAGGCGGAAATAAATGAAACGGGTGCCGCCCACGTTCAGCGTGGCAAGCGTTCTGAAACTGTTTGTGCCTTTGACATGCATTTTGAATACTCCTTCGTCTCATGATAAGGGAGCTGCTTTTTAACCTCCATGACCGGAGCGGTCACAACGAAAAATGAAAAAGGCAAAGAGATGCAAGCCAATATGGAAAGCGGGAAACGCTCTTGAAAAGCGATGTTATCATAAGCCATGAGCTATGAACCATGAGCCTTTTTTCATATAAAGATTGAGGTTTTGGAATTTAGGTTTTACAATATTTGCTTTGGTGGCGTAAGCGCCTTTTATCACTTAAAACTTTGGATTCGTCGCATGAACGACCCAGTTTATTGGCAGCATAAAGGGAAAAGAGCAAGATGAAAATAGCCATTATTGGAACTGGATATGTAGGATTGGTGAGTGGAGCCTGTTTTGCCGAATTCGGCCACGAAGTTACCTGCATCGACAAGGACGCTGAAAAAATCGCCCGCCTGCAGCGCGGGGAAATCCCCATTTACGAGCCTGGTCTGGACCAGCTGGTGCACAAAAACATCTCGGCCGGGCGGTTGATTTTCACCACCGAGTTCAACCCCGGAATCCCCGAGGCCCAGGTGATTTTTATCGCTGTGGGGACTCCCGCCTCCCGCCGGGGCGACGGCTATGCGGACCTGACCTATGTCCACGATGCAGCCCGCCAGCTGGCTTCTCATCTTCAGGGGTATACGGTGATCGTCAACAAGAGTACCGTCCCCGTGGGAACGGCGCGCCAGGTGGCTCGCATCGTTTCCGAAGTGAACCCCGGTGCGGACTTCGATGTCGCGAGCAATCCCGAGTTCCTGAGGGAGGGGGCTGCCATCCGGGATTTCATGCATCCCGACCGCGTGGTGATCGGCGTGGATTCCGAAAGGGCGCAGGAGGTGCTCAAGGCGATTTACCGTCCCCTCTACCTCATCGAAACTCCCTTCGTGATCACGGGGATTGAAACCTCGGAATTGATCAAGTACGCGGCCAACGCGTTTCTTGCAACCAAGATCAGCTTCATCAATGAGCTCGCCAACATCTGCGAGGAAATCGGCGCCGATGTGCAGGACGTGGCCAGGGGCATAGGTCTGGACGGACGCATCGGCAAGAAGTTTCTCCATGCGGGGCCGGGCTATGGAGGATCGTGTTTCCCCAAGGATACCCACGCACTGCTTCGCATCGCCCAGGAAAACGGTGTGGCCTGCCGCATCGTGGAATCCGTCGTTGAGGTGAATTCGGCCCAGAAGGCCCGCATGGCCCGGAAAATCCGTAAAGCCGTGGGAGGCAACGAGGGCGGGAAAACCATCGCCGTCCTGGGCCTGGCATTCAAGCCGGAGACGGACGATCTGAGGGATGCGCCCGCCCTGACCATCATTTCCACCCTGCTGGAACATGGAGCCATCATCCGCGCTCATGACCCCCAGGCCATGAAGGAGGCCGCCAGGGTGCTGGATGGCGTTACGTTCTGTTCCAATCCCTACGAGGCCTGTGAAGGGGCCGATGCCGTGGTGCTCATGACGGAATGGAACGAATACCGTGCCCTGGACCTGAAACGGATCAAAGAAGTGATGAAGCGGCCCGTTTTTGTGGACCTTAGAAATGTCTATATGCCCAGGATGATGGCGGAAAACGGGTTCGACTATTACAGCGTGGGAAGGGCCGCCGTAACCGGCAGGTAAAGGGCGGAGGAGGGTTGAGAAAAGGGTCTCGGTATTTGAGCAGAACCAGTGTGTTGCCGGCATTGGCGGTTCTGCCGATTTTGTTGCTGTGGCATCCTGAAGGGAAAACGGCTCCACCGCAGCCTGTGACTCCCATTTATGATTTCCAGATTGTGCATGTCTATCCTCACGATCCGGATGCCTTCACGCAGGGGCTGGTCTTCGCGGATGGTTTTCTTTTCGAGAGCACCGGTCGCAACGGCAAGTCGTCGCTGCGGAAAATCGATCTCGAAACAGGAGAGGTCCTGAAGAAATGTATTCTTCCGGATGAATTTTTTGGGGAGGGATTGACCCAGTGGGAAGGAAACCTGATCCAGTTGACATGGAAATCCCGGATCGGCTTCATTTACGACAGGGAGACGTTCCAGAAAAAGGGGGAATTCACTTATGCCACTGAAGGGTGGGGGATCACGCACGACGGAGTGTCGCTCATCATGAGTGACGGCAGTTCCCTTTTGCGCTTTCTGGATCCTGTGACATTCCAGGAAACCCGGCGGCTGGAGGTGAGCGATCACGGAATCCCTGTCCAGAATCTCAATGAACTGGAGTTCGTTCGGGGTGAGATCCTGGCCAATGTCTGGCGCACCGACGCCATCGCGAGGATTTCTCCCCGGTCGGGAGAGGTCCTCGGGTGGATAGATCTTTCTTCTTTGCGGGCGGCTCTGGGGCCTGTCAGGCAGTTGGACGTCGTCAATGGCATTGCCTACGATTCCAAAAATGACCGCATTTTTGTAACGGGCAAATTGTGGCCCCGGCTTTTCGAAGTTACTTTTAAGCTGCGAAAGCCGTGACCTCGGAATGGGGCGTTTCAGTGGTTCTCGTTTTGAAAAGTGAACACCCCCCCTTGCCCCCCTCAAGGGGGGAATCCCTGGGGGGTGTTTCTTTCGGCTTTACCCGAAAGAAATCGTGTGGTAAACGTTTGGAGAGCGAGAAGTTTTTTGCAGGTCGGTCTAAGGGGATGCGGAAGTTGACCGCATTGTAAATGGGGTGGCGCATTCGGCATGGATCAAGGGCAGGCGGCCCGCCTCCGTCCTGTCATCTGCTTACACAAGGAATGAGAGAGAGCTCATGATTAAAATTACCGTCGATGGAAAGCAGATCGAAGCACAAGAGGGAACCAGCCTTCTCCAGGCATGTCTCGACAACGACATTTTTATTCCCAACTTGTGCTACATGAAAGAGATGGAACATCCCCCCACATCCTGCAGGATGTGTTTCGTACAGATCGAGGGGGAAAGCAAACCCGTCACTTCGTGCAATCGCAAGGTTCAAGAAGGAATGGTCGTGCGGACGGACACGGAACAAGTACGGCAGCTGCAGCAAAACGTGTTTCAGCTCCTTTTTTCCGCCCACCACATGGATTGCAAGAATTGCCTTTCCAGGAAAACCTGTCAACTTCAGAAGATCGCGAAATTCCTGGGCATCCGTCTCAAGGCCAAAAAGCCCGAAGAACTGGGGCGCGATCTGACGGTCCAGCCGACTCATCCCTGCTTCGATCTTCTCCCGGCACGGTGCATCCTTTGCCATAAGTGCCTGTATGTGTGTAAGGAAAAAGGTTATTCCATCCTGAAGGCGGTGAAGAACGGGATCAACACCTTCATTACCTACTGTGGGGAAGAGCAGGATCCGGCAAAGCTTCCCTGTCCTACCTGTGGAGCCTGCGTGGAAATCTGCCCGGTGAGCGCCATCGTTCCGAAGAAGGAGGCTCCGAAGGAGGCCGCAGCCGGCGCATGATGCGGGTCTTTCAGAACCCATCGAAATCGCTTCAAAAAATCATTGCATATTTTGCATTCAAGTTGTAACGGGTGGTATCCGACTATGAAGGTGGAATACCACCCGTTTTACGTGGTCCGTTTTGTTTCTCAAGGCTAAAAAATCCGCGGATGTCCCTTTTTCAACGGGAGCAAGTGATAGATGGTCCAGGAACTCGATGGGTATGAAGTCAAGGCGCTCAACTACGAACTCCTGTTGAAGGATATTCTCACCGCTGCGGAGAAGCTGCCGCCTTTTCCCGATGTGGCATGGAAGGTGCTCGGCCTCATCCGGAAAATGGCTTCCGTCAAGCAAATAGAATCCGTCATCAAATATGATCCGACCATTGCCGCTCGAATCCTTTCCCTGAGCCAATCCGCATATTACCGGCGCGCAGGGAAAGTCTCTTCCCTGCAGGATGCCATCGTGGTCCTGGGAAATCAGAAGCTGGTGGAAGTGATCCTGGCCGCCTGTGCCGTTCACTACTTCCGGGGCCAGGTTTCGGGGTATCGTCTCAATGAGCGCGAACTGTGGCGCCATTCGGTTTCCACGGCGGTTCTGTCCGAAAAGCTTGCGCTGCGCTTCAGGAAGAAGAGGGTGCTCACGGCCTACACGGCGGGTTTGCTGCACGATATCGGCAAGACGGTCCTGGATCTGTATGCCAAGATCTATCTGCACATCGATTTGAACCAGATCCGTAAGAGCGGCATTCAGTTCATCGAGGCGGAACGGAGGGCATTGGGAATAGACCACCAGGAACTGGGGCAGCTCATTGCGCGCAGTTGGAATTTTCCCCCCGAAGTGACCGTTGCCATCGGGAACCATCACTTTCCTCAAAAGGCCAAAACCGATCAGGACATGGCGGCCATCGTCTACATTGCCGATCGGCTGGTCAATGGTATGCAGGAGTCGCGGGAGCCGCGGGATGCTGTCGACCCGGAAACGGATCCCGTTTTCAAAGCACTCGGTGTTACCTCTCAGATTGCCGAAGATCTGCAGGCAGAGATCTCCGAGGCAGTGGAAGGCATTGTGAGCTTCCTGAAGAACGAAGCATGATTCGAGGTAAAAATCGGAGGGTCGTTTCTCAGGATTTTCGCGACAGCCGGATGCCTTTTGAATTCCTTGTCCAGAAATTGCCGCACCACACCTCTATCCCACCCCAGCGGATGTGAAAATCCCGTGTAAAGAGAGAGATCTCCCTCGTAAAGCGTTTTCGTTTCAAGCCCGGAAGCTTCAGGTCCATAGACGGGCAGGTTGAAAATGGCCAGATTCAGGAACTGAATGCAGTCGCTGTGCTTCACGGTGAAAAGGAGCGTGTTCCTTGCCGCGTTCAGTGTTTCCGAGGGTGTGCCGAAGAGCAGGTAGACGTAGGTTGCAATGCCCGCTTGGTTCAGGGTCTTGAGGGCCCTGGATGCCACCGCGAGGTCCACCCCTTTCTCTTCCCGGTCGATCACTTCCTGGTCCCCCGATTCCAAACCCAGTTTCAACATGACGCATCCCGAGCGTTTCAAGGCCATGCAAAAATCCGGATCGGCGAGATGATCCGTGATCCTGGCGAATCCATACCAGGGAGGCCCGGGGGGATCGAGGGCGAGGCCTTTCATGAGCCTGGGGCTGACGGCATTGTCGAGGAGATGGATCAGGACCGGCCTGGTTTGCGCCACCAGAATGTTCAGATCTTGGAGCACCCTCTTTACGGGAAGGGGCGCGTAAGGGTTGCCTTCCGCTCTTTCGGGGCAGAAGGCGCAACGGTTCCAGTAGCATCCGCTCGAGGCGCTGTAGGGAAGGATCGCACCCGGAGAGAGATATTTTTCCATGGGAAGGGCTTCGTAGGTGGGCGTGCAGTGTTCCATGCTTTTCCCCCCGGTTCCCAGGAGGGAGAGGAGAGCCTCTTCCCCCGGTCCGGCCACCATTTCATCCACCAGGCCGCCAAAGGGATTTCGCCATCCCGGCCTCCTCATCCAGGAGGTAACCAGTCCTCCCCCGAGGGCCAGCGTCAATTCAGGGTATTCTTTCCTGATGAATCCCATCATCGCGAAGGCGCACAAGGCCTGGCTCAAAAAATTCAGGGAAAGCCCCACCACCTTGTAAGGGCGGTGATCCAGGATTTGCCCGATCCTTCGGCTGAAATAGGGAAAAAAAGGGTTTTCTTCGGGGCGCTCCGCCGCCCGGATAAGATCTTCGCTTCGAACGGGAGAGAGCTCCGCGTGCTGGTAGTTGCCCAACCCCACCCTGGAGCCCTCTGAAACCGTTGTGGACATTTCCACGAGGCGATTCAGGTCCAGGACAGCCCGCTTGTACCGGTCGAAATGGTCGTAGACGTCACGGCTTCTCAAGGAATGAAGGTGGTTCGAAAGGTTGCGGGCTGCCCGCGCCGTCCATTTGTCGGAGGACCTTTGGGGACCCTCCATCAAGTGGAGCAGCCCTTCCATGTTGGCGTCGAGCACTGTGCAGTGTATTCCATTACGGTGCATCGCCCCTGCAATTTTTGCAATGCCGGGAGGAGGTTCACAGGGTTTGACCACGGGGGGATGAATCAGAAGCATGTGCTGTTGTCTTTCGGATATAAGGGGGTGGGCGGATTCCAATATCCCGTTATTCACTACGGAGGTACAGAGATCACAGCGCGGCCAAAGCCGCAACCAAATAGGGATTTCAAGAGCGACTCACTCCCTAAAAACGGCAGGCCGGTTTCCCTACCAGAGGCTTTCATGCCTGGAAAGGATTCCGACCCGCACTTTCATGACTCGTTGAGGCCGTTCCGCAGATCAATCGAACCGGATTTTCCGTTCTTCACCCAGGTCGAAAGTTCTGTAATCCGCGTATCCCTGGTTTAGAGCCACGGTCATCGGCAGCTGCTTGCTTGCCGGCCCCCAATGCTGGATGGGACCGGGACTGCTGAAGAAATCGTCGGTCGCCCATTTCTCGCGGTTTTCAGCGAAGACCTTGAAAGCCGGGGAAGAAGTCTCCACCAGGGATTTATTGATGACCATCTCCTCCTTGCCTTTGCGCATCTCACAGGCGATCAACCCGGTGAGAGGAAGAGCCAGCACTCTCCCGCCCTTGTCAAAATCGGTCACCGCGGCCATATAAC
This region of Desulforhabdus amnigena genomic DNA includes:
- the acnA gene encoding aconitate hydratase AcnA → MHVKGTNSFRTLATLNVGGTRFIYFRLAELESQGWTQAARLPVSIKILLENLLRNEDGRIVTCDHIEALLATAASPSGPVREIPFMPARVLLQDFTGVPAVVDLATMRNAMKRLGGDPDRINPLVRADLVIDHSVQVDAYGTRDALDLNERKEYERNHERYGLLRWAQKAFHNFTVVPPGRGIVHQVNLEYLASVVMMASNPQTASPNGEGMLYPDTVVGTDSHTTMINGLGVLGWGVGGIEAEAVMLGQPYYFPIPQVVGVKLEGELRPGITATDLVLHVTELLRNKKVVGKFVEFYGPGLSALSLPDRATLANMAPEYGATMGFCPVDEKTLDYLRLTGRDASLVNLVEAYTKEQGLFQTADSPEPIFSDTVSLDLSRVEANLAGPKRPQDRVPLAAASSAFKEALGREISQWGFGLSEEDRKKRVTLRLKNEEVELSHGSVVIAAITSCTNTSNPAVMLAAGILAQNALKKGIRTKPWVKTSLAPGSRVVTDYLEKSGLLPALEAQGFFLVGYGCTTCIGNSGPLPEPVQRAIEEGNLVAASVLSGNRNFEGRIHGSVRANYLASPPLVVAYALAGRLTIDFEKEPLGRDEAGNPVFLKDIWPGSEDIARVMNENLRDEFFSSRYKNIYEGDAAWRNLSVPEGGIYAWDTQSTYIREAPFFEKLTQEAAPIEDIVAARVLLLLGDSVTTDHISPAGAIPPDSPAGRYLQSLGIAPEDFNSYGSRRGNHEVMIRGTFANTRIRNRLLENVSGGFTRHFPGGEQMTVWEAARRYAGESVPLIVLAGKEYGTGSSRDWAAKGTALLGVKAVVAESYERIHRSNLIGMGVLPLQFVEGESAESLGLTGSEVFSFKNLEERLASGKEIEVEAAAADGSTRSFTVLSRLDTPIELEYYRHGGILPKVLREMMRSV
- a CDS encoding UDP-glucose dehydrogenase family protein, with amino-acid sequence MKIAIIGTGYVGLVSGACFAEFGHEVTCIDKDAEKIARLQRGEIPIYEPGLDQLVHKNISAGRLIFTTEFNPGIPEAQVIFIAVGTPASRRGDGYADLTYVHDAARQLASHLQGYTVIVNKSTVPVGTARQVARIVSEVNPGADFDVASNPEFLREGAAIRDFMHPDRVVIGVDSERAQEVLKAIYRPLYLIETPFVITGIETSELIKYAANAFLATKISFINELANICEEIGADVQDVARGIGLDGRIGKKFLHAGPGYGGSCFPKDTHALLRIAQENGVACRIVESVVEVNSAQKARMARKIRKAVGGNEGGKTIAVLGLAFKPETDDLRDAPALTIISTLLEHGAIIRAHDPQAMKEAARVLDGVTFCSNPYEACEGADAVVLMTEWNEYRALDLKRIKEVMKRPVFVDLRNVYMPRMMAENGFDYYSVGRAAVTGR
- a CDS encoding glutaminyl-peptide cyclotransferase, with the translated sequence MSRTSVLPALAVLPILLLWHPEGKTAPPQPVTPIYDFQIVHVYPHDPDAFTQGLVFADGFLFESTGRNGKSSLRKIDLETGEVLKKCILPDEFFGEGLTQWEGNLIQLTWKSRIGFIYDRETFQKKGEFTYATEGWGITHDGVSLIMSDGSSLLRFLDPVTFQETRRLEVSDHGIPVQNLNELEFVRGEILANVWRTDAIARISPRSGEVLGWIDLSSLRAALGPVRQLDVVNGIAYDSKNDRIFVTGKLWPRLFEVTFKLRKP
- a CDS encoding 2Fe-2S iron-sulfur cluster-binding protein gives rise to the protein MIKITVDGKQIEAQEGTSLLQACLDNDIFIPNLCYMKEMEHPPTSCRMCFVQIEGESKPVTSCNRKVQEGMVVRTDTEQVRQLQQNVFQLLFSAHHMDCKNCLSRKTCQLQKIAKFLGIRLKAKKPEELGRDLTVQPTHPCFDLLPARCILCHKCLYVCKEKGYSILKAVKNGINTFITYCGEEQDPAKLPCPTCGACVEICPVSAIVPKKEAPKEAAAGA
- a CDS encoding HDOD domain-containing protein — translated: MVQELDGYEVKALNYELLLKDILTAAEKLPPFPDVAWKVLGLIRKMASVKQIESVIKYDPTIAARILSLSQSAYYRRAGKVSSLQDAIVVLGNQKLVEVILAACAVHYFRGQVSGYRLNERELWRHSVSTAVLSEKLALRFRKKRVLTAYTAGLLHDIGKTVLDLYAKIYLHIDLNQIRKSGIQFIEAERRALGIDHQELGQLIARSWNFPPEVTVAIGNHHFPQKAKTDQDMAAIVYIADRLVNGMQESREPRDAVDPETDPVFKALGVTSQIAEDLQAEISEAVEGIVSFLKNEA
- a CDS encoding B12-binding domain-containing radical SAM protein, whose protein sequence is MLLIHPPVVKPCEPPPGIAKIAGAMHRNGIHCTVLDANMEGLLHLMEGPQRSSDKWTARAARNLSNHLHSLRSRDVYDHFDRYKRAVLDLNRLVEMSTTVSEGSRVGLGNYQHAELSPVRSEDLIRAAERPEENPFFPYFSRRIGQILDHRPYKVVGLSLNFLSQALCAFAMMGFIRKEYPELTLALGGGLVTSWMRRPGWRNPFGGLVDEMVAGPGEEALLSLLGTGGKSMEHCTPTYEALPMEKYLSPGAILPYSASSGCYWNRCAFCPERAEGNPYAPLPVKRVLQDLNILVAQTRPVLIHLLDNAVSPRLMKGLALDPPGPPWYGFARITDHLADPDFCMALKRSGCVMLKLGLESGDQEVIDREEKGVDLAVASRALKTLNQAGIATYVYLLFGTPSETLNAARNTLLFTVKHSDCIQFLNLAIFNLPVYGPEASGLETKTLYEGDLSLYTGFSHPLGWDRGVVRQFLDKEFKRHPAVAKILRNDPPIFTSNHASFFRKLTMPSTASEISACRSSAI